The genomic interval CATGGCATCTCAGATTGAATCGGGGAGGACAAATGAAAACTATTGCTAACCTGCTCCACATTACATCACTCATCCATGAATATAACTCAATGTTTTCTTATCTTTCCGGTCTCAAGGTGTGATCTGCAAATGAAACCAGAGAGGTGCTGCAGCAGGCTCTGCTAAGCCGTCACATTGAGAGCTGATACCTGACAGGTGAGTCCTAATTCCTCTGGCTATAGTTGCATCCGCTGATAGACCTGAAGCAGGTGTCGTTGGCTTCTGGGTTTGCATAGAGATGCTAAACTGAACCTTCCTCGTGCTTTCTGGCTGCTAAGTTCTATAGCAGCACAGATTGTATTGAGGAATACAGGAATAATTATCgaagttaatgtttttttaaaacagaattttAAGATAACTGAAGATCTGGAGGATTACACATTACAGGATGTATGTATTATGACATTTATAGCTGTGCTGCATCTTCATTAATCTTTCCACTTTCCTGCAGGTAATCCAGAAGACACTGGAGACACCTGAGGGAGGACTGATCCATGGAGATTTGCTTTCTTCTTCCATCTTATgccaaaatgcaaaaatatccaATGTGATGCAATACATCCAAACATTATAAATCCTGTATTGATGCAATGTCTCAGATCAATGTGTTGTCTTCAATAAAAGAAAGTTGGACTCAGTTCTTGCCTTGTGATTCTTACATTTAGCAGTTTTAATAGCATGTCTTGAGGTGGCTTGTGAAGCCGCTCTGCCATCATAATACACTTTGGACTGAAGTACAGATGAGTTCACATGCACTTAAAGCAATTTAATGTACTTGAGTTGAAGCTATTTGGACACAGGTGTGGTTATAGGGAAATGTGGATTGCTGTGGCTGGATTTCTGAAGACAGTACCCCAAATACTAGAAGTTTGGTAAGCTGTAGGAAATAGCGCGTGTTGTCCGATTGTAGTTTCTGCATACATCCTGTACAGATCCCTTGAGGTGTTCTGGTGCAGATTATTATGCATTTACTTCGAAAAGCCAAACTttttgaaacacatttattgCATAAGTCAATCAAATGTAAAAGTTAAAACATGACATCtgaagcacattttttaaaattacaataTCAACACTGACAATTTATCTCAAAGGATTCTGAAACATGATACATTgggtctaaaaaaaaaaaagttcaaaatgtTGAGAGAAAAGTAGTCAGCTTGGCAGTACAAAGCATTACCTGTCTCATCCTTTGTCTTCCTAAAGTTTATCCTTAAACACTCAGTTCACCTTAATTTAATTTCAGTTGAATCATAAAACCATAATCAAAGTTCAGACTCGGAGTCGAATCTTCTGTCTCTTCGAAAGCTGAGTTTGTGCCTCTGATGGAGGACAGAGCTAAATCAAAAACATCTACCTCCAGGTTACTCTGCAGCTGTAACAGAAACCACGACGGAAGGTGACAGAGCACAGGAGCATAAAACCTCTCTTTCCTAAACAGCCTCTTCTTCTCGTCTCCTACAAAATAAGATACCTCGGCCTCTCTTTCTAAAACTCTGCGTGACCTTGTTaccctgtgtgttttcagacctGATGTAAGAGAATTAGGTGAGAGCTCCAAAGTCCAACCAAGGCTTGATCTGAGAGGAGCCTCCCTCTGAAGAAGACGATAGTCTGTCAGGATCTATTCGTCGGTCTTCTCCTCTCCTTGGTAGTGTCTGTATTCTGGCTTCAGCTCCCACGTGTTCTTGTGTGTTCCCTTCACGTTGTAGATGCCGATGTCACGCAAGATTTCCTTCAAGTAAATCTGAGAAAAGAATAAAACGTGATAAAGATTAATAAAGCGTTCTGGTTTgtgtaataataatgtaattatttcatttgtagagcacttttcaaaaacctaGTTACAAAGTGTTTCATATGGGCAGAAAATCAAAataggcagatcataaaaacacaagtcaagataaagaaataaaacattttaaaagacataaaattcccctcaaataactctaaaggaatacaattcttttaaaatatatttcttaagacggttaaaataaaatacaattcagataaaatcaggaaggGCTCTGTgataagaagggatttaaaagagctcactgactcagcagacctgatctcctcgggcagatggttccagagtgtcagACCCCTCACTGAaaccctgtcccctttggttttcatttttgtatttggaatgcacaataaacctctgcccgaggatctcaatgcacGCGCCGGCTCGTAAGGAACTAcaaggtctgctatatagctcggagtaagtccatgtagagctttaaaagtaatcagtaaagtcttaaaatcaattctaaaaaaTACATGTAAAGCTGTAATAAGTGCACATCCTATaataaaagaagacaaagcTTCAGTGTGAGAGAACCAGTCTTTAAAGAGAGCCCACATCGCCCTCTGCTCTTACCACAGGCTGCTTGGTGATGTCCACCAGGTCTTTGATGTTGTAGTACTGGTGCTTCTCAAAAGCAGAGAACAACATGTCCAACACCTGCTGTTTGTCAGCTCGGgctctcttcccctcctccttctttttcctctcgtactcgagctgcaggagagaaagCAAAGAGACATCAGATGTCCACCAGAACATGACGCCTTTATTACAAATATCATTCAAATGTCAGTAAACTAAGAGCCAGTCATGCTCTGAAGAATTAAAATTATGTCCAGGCAAAAATGTGAAAGACAAGAGAGTTGTTTGAGGTGTTTTATGACAGAACATAATGTGGTTACCAatgatgtgtttaaatgtaCACCGAACACTCATCGAATGCTTCTATAAACTATGTTTTTGTAAGTGCACACTACATTTTCAATGTATGTGGATAAATCCGATTAGTCCAATGAAACAAAGACCCCGTACAGGCTACACGTCTTACATTGTAGGTATGGTTGGCCACAGGTTTGTAGTTGTTGGTGACCGgactctgcagctgctgtgacaGCCTGGCCGGCTTAGAGGACTCCTCAATCTGTAACCTGTTAGATGATAGACGATGAGATACCATTTAGATCAGggatgtccaaagtacggcctgGGGGCCATTCGCGGCCCACGTCCATTtaatttatggccccaagcttccatcttaaaacgtgTAGAGGCAGGGTGGTCATGCAACAAAACGTGTTAtctatagcacagaaattaatcacattctgaatcatcagttcatttgcagtttctttcaagtgcacaaacaaaactaaagtcaatccagaaacgtctcaataagtttcatatggactacttttataaagccaaagctttgggaattctgcaagatggcaataaagaagaaacacaagaactcttaaagttgacaggtgttcaaattaatgttttatcctgatgtaaaaatgttcttgacgaacactaaaagttcagaagacacaaaagaggacacaagacatgatcaaaattatgaaattgtgcagaaaaggctaaatttggtgtgtaaaaaatgttcggagtgcaggaaaataattattttgatgtaaaaatgtcgcctgctggtcagaaaagtcttaaaaacaacatgaaaaagtacGATGacatccagatcgtgatcctgccatagagaaataatgagacaatatttttcccacattgcctgaCCCTATTGAAAAAAGATTTCCTCCAAAAGAGGaaagtaggagccactggccctgaggtattctgacaacgttaaatgtggccctctttaaaaaaagtttggacaccactgattTAGATCCTCCCAGGATCTACAGTCAAAAAGCTCAAAGCACACTCACTACTCTGCAAACACTCACCTCTTCAGCCTCATGTAGCTCTCGCTAACAGCTGGTCTGCACTCGGCTCTCTGCACCACCACGCCCTCCAAGGCGATTTTATCTGAAAACAGAGAGTTAATTAAAACCTCAGTTTGAGCTCATGTGTATGCATGAATGTTAATGTAGTTTTACTTCATTAAGAGGGGAGGTGAGAGGTTACATGTGTaacagaaaatgaatgaaagaattaGTAAACTGCTGGATGTTTGTTTTAGCTCGTTACATGAATCTAGATCAGTCCTCACTCGCTCCTACAAGCTGAAGGGAACGTGTTAGAAGAATCATAGGTCGATTTCTGAGACTGTTCTCAACACTAAACAGATCTAAACTGGCATCAAGTTCCACATCATCACATCTGGACTCACTGATGCTACAACCATCACCATGAGAATGACACATCATACGTTATTTTCCATCTTTCATTCGACTCAGTGCAGACGCTCCGTATGATCAGTGCTCAGAAACAGGAGAGTCCTGTGTGACGCTTCAGGGAGGAACTGGGTGCTTCATAAGGACGGTGTGTCTACAGCTCGGGTATCAATACATGCATGTTCTCCAGCATGTATCCGGGTTACTACTGTGATATTATGAACATAAGTCATTGATAAAAATGACACTCAGTGTGTCTGGTTCCTATTGGTGCAACTTTGTCACTTGCTGGTGAAGCATTAGACTCACCTGGACCTGACCCCGCCCCCGAATTTGAGCTGCTGCCATCAGATCTTTCTTCTGACTGGCCTacaggaagggagggagggatggtaAACATGAAAGTACAGGGGATGGGAgacggagggaggaggggaTCGAACAGCAAGAACCACACCCAGGGTTTAGTCGCACACCCAAATGTTGATCACACAGAGCATCTCGGCGTTCATCATCTCTGACGGGTACAGACGTGTGCGCATGAGCAAAGCAAGCATGCCCTTACAACAGACAAGCACAGAAACCAAGAGCCACTGAAACACTCATCCACAGCAGGGCTGCACAAATACACTGAAGTCTGAGAGGGAACAGGTTATCATTTTAATGGGATCAGTGTTTTAACAAATTATTTAACCTGTTAAATGATTAAAATCTTGATGCACTTAATACAAGTTCCAAAATATACATTCTATTTCAGCTGTGCAGCCcttacactcagacacacaaattaaaagctcaGTAATCCAAACTCACCAGCacccacagcaacaaaaactaCATCCAGAGGGCAGACGAGGGCAgagaaaccaaaccaaaccaaagacacacatgcacaaattcAATCAACTCCAAACTCAGCAAAGAT from Notolabrus celidotus isolate fNotCel1 chromosome 3, fNotCel1.pri, whole genome shotgun sequence carries:
- the LOC117809452 gene encoding general transcription factor IIF subunit 2-like isoform X2, with product MSEKGEVDLTGAKQNTGVWLVKVPKYLSQQWAKATGRGEVGKLRICKKGNMGKAEVSFTLNEELTVIEGIEDKTVSAPRDHPFTMQSVGGQTLAVFTENSSDKIALEGVVVQRAECRPAVSESYMRLKRLQIEESSKPARLSQQLQSPVTNNYKPVANHTYNLEYERKKKEEGKRARADKQQVLDMLFSAFEKHQYYNIKDLVDITKQPVIYLKEILRDIGIYNVKGTHKNTWELKPEYRHYQGEEKTDE
- the LOC117809452 gene encoding general transcription factor IIF subunit 2-like isoform X1; this translates as MSEKGEVDLTGAKQNTGVWLVKVPKYLSQQWAKATGRGEVGKLRICKKGNMGKAEVSFTLNEELTVIEGIEDKTVSAPRDHPFTMQSVGGQTLAVFTENSSGQSEERSDGSSSNSGAGSGPDKIALEGVVVQRAECRPAVSESYMRLKRLQIEESSKPARLSQQLQSPVTNNYKPVANHTYNLEYERKKKEEGKRARADKQQVLDMLFSAFEKHQYYNIKDLVDITKQPVIYLKEILRDIGIYNVKGTHKNTWELKPEYRHYQGEEKTDE